In Gammaproteobacteria bacterium, one DNA window encodes the following:
- a CDS encoding PAS domain-containing protein, with protein MQSKKVSKIKPVSADQEQLKLAFAAFNEASEQLSGVYQDLQHQVAQLTRQLALANGELHKQLSAKENLSQQLSLLLNALPGGVIALDAQERIEQVNPAAIAILGESLLGSAWQQVIQERLAPTAIINEWLLKQEHRVRSRRIRIESSATDPAGRRILLVNDITEAYAMQELIRRNQRLTSMGEMAANLAHQLRTPLSTALLYANHLGNDTLPSTERKKFAAKTIERLHHLEHLTKDMLRFVKGEARRREPVVVSDLLAELRQVVEPQMAQRDLQFTVADHSAAETMITDHQALCGAMISLLENAMQASAAGGQIVLACRLQEKNIMLSVRDDGPGIDAALQERLFEPFFTTRAEGTGLGLAIVRGVIESMGGDVQIHSAPGEGTEFRVRLPRTTGEKI; from the coding sequence GTGCAAAGTAAAAAGGTCAGCAAAATTAAGCCGGTATCGGCCGATCAGGAGCAGCTCAAGCTGGCGTTTGCGGCTTTTAACGAGGCATCGGAACAGCTATCCGGTGTTTATCAGGATTTACAACACCAAGTGGCGCAACTCACACGCCAGCTGGCACTCGCCAATGGCGAATTGCACAAACAGCTAAGCGCAAAAGAAAATCTGTCACAGCAGTTAAGTCTGTTGTTAAATGCATTACCCGGCGGTGTGATCGCTCTGGATGCGCAGGAACGTATCGAGCAAGTCAATCCGGCGGCCATTGCCATCCTCGGCGAATCGCTGCTGGGTTCGGCCTGGCAGCAAGTCATCCAGGAGCGCTTAGCGCCGACCGCGATCATCAATGAATGGCTGCTAAAGCAAGAACACAGAGTGCGGTCACGGCGCATCCGCATCGAAAGCAGTGCAACCGATCCGGCCGGCAGACGCATTCTGCTGGTAAACGACATCACCGAAGCGTATGCCATGCAGGAGCTAATCCGGCGCAACCAGCGCCTGACTTCCATGGGCGAAATGGCGGCTAACCTGGCACATCAGCTGCGCACACCGCTCTCGACCGCGTTGCTGTACGCCAATCATCTGGGAAACGATACGCTCCCTTCCACCGAACGGAAGAAATTCGCCGCCAAAACCATCGAGCGCCTGCATCATCTGGAGCATTTGACCAAGGATATGCTCCGTTTTGTAAAAGGCGAGGCGAGACGGCGGGAACCTGTGGTCGTCAGCGATTTATTAGCCGAGTTGCGCCAAGTTGTCGAACCGCAAATGGCGCAGCGCGATTTACAATTCACCGTCGCTGACCACAGCGCGGCGGAAACCATGATTACGGATCATCAGGCTTTATGCGGCGCCATGATCAGTTTGCTGGAAAATGCCATGCAAGCTTCTGCTGCGGGCGGACAAATCGTTCTCGCCTGCCGTTTGCAGGAAAAAAACATCATGCTGAGCGTTCGCGACGATGGTCCCGGTATCGATGCCGCATTGCAGGAAAGATTATTCGAGCCTTTTTTCACCACGCGCGCGGAGGGCACGGGATTGGGTTTAGCCATTGTCCGCGGTGTCATCGAGTCCATGGGCGGTGATGTGCAAATCCATTCAGCACCGGGCGAAGGAACCGAATTCAGGGTACGGCTGCCGAGAACTACAGGAGAAAAAATATGA
- a CDS encoding sigma-54-dependent Fis family transcriptional regulator: MKSLPILVVEDDEDLREAVCATMKLAGYEALAAANGHDAMTLLQQTRVGMVVSDVQMKPVDGFTLLKKIKAFDAELPVLLMTAYGDVEKAVAAMQTGACDYLLKPFDPDNLLAHVQRHALSQPEQDDKVVAKDPRTRALLSLAKRVAQSPATVMLTGESGCGKEVIARFIHQHSARSAKPFVAINCAAIPENLLEATLFGYEKGAFTGAAQAQPGKFEQAQGGTLLLDEVSEMPLELQAKLLRVLQEREVERVGGHKAIKLDIRVLATSNRDMMATVKSGRFREDLYYRLNVFPIEIPPLRERPLDIEPLAQRALAEAAAGSGHAARAMTKAAIDKLMRYSWPGNVRELENVMQRTLILAADDLIDAEHIHLPHADPNRQADETNEAAAEPSSEDIKTLERKHILETLAAVNGSRKLAVKKLGISERTLRYKLQQYRMTS, from the coding sequence ATGAAATCTTTACCCATTCTGGTGGTGGAAGACGATGAGGATTTACGCGAAGCCGTTTGCGCCACGATGAAACTGGCCGGTTACGAGGCTTTGGCGGCTGCCAACGGCCATGATGCCATGACTCTGCTGCAACAAACACGAGTCGGCATGGTGGTCAGCGATGTCCAGATGAAACCCGTTGACGGATTTACGCTATTAAAGAAGATCAAGGCATTCGATGCGGAGTTGCCGGTATTGCTGATGACCGCCTACGGCGATGTGGAAAAAGCGGTAGCCGCCATGCAGACTGGCGCGTGCGACTATTTGCTCAAACCATTCGATCCGGATAATTTGCTCGCGCATGTCCAACGGCATGCTCTATCCCAACCGGAACAGGATGATAAAGTGGTCGCCAAAGATCCACGCACCCGGGCATTATTATCCCTGGCCAAGCGCGTTGCCCAATCGCCGGCCACGGTCATGCTGACCGGTGAGAGCGGTTGCGGCAAGGAAGTCATCGCACGCTTCATTCATCAGCATTCGGCACGTTCCGCCAAGCCGTTTGTCGCCATCAATTGCGCGGCCATTCCGGAAAATCTGCTGGAAGCCACATTGTTCGGTTACGAAAAAGGCGCATTCACCGGCGCGGCGCAAGCGCAACCCGGAAAGTTCGAGCAAGCGCAGGGCGGCACATTATTGCTGGATGAAGTATCGGAAATGCCGCTGGAACTGCAAGCCAAATTGTTGCGCGTGCTGCAGGAAAGGGAAGTGGAACGCGTCGGCGGGCATAAAGCGATTAAATTGGACATCCGCGTGCTGGCAACCTCTAACCGCGACATGATGGCGACGGTTAAAAGCGGCCGGTTTCGTGAAGATTTATACTACCGCCTCAACGTGTTTCCGATCGAAATCCCTCCCCTGCGGGAACGGCCGCTGGATATCGAACCTTTGGCGCAGCGCGCACTTGCGGAAGCAGCCGCCGGTTCCGGCCATGCCGCTCGTGCAATGACAAAAGCCGCGATTGATAAGTTAATGCGCTATTCCTGGCCGGGTAATGTCCGAGAATTGGAAAACGTCATGCAACGCACCCTTATTCTGGCGGCGGATGATCTCATCGATGCGGAACATATTCATTTACCGCACGCTGATCCCAACCGGCAAGCCGATGAAACCAATGAAGCCGCTGCGGAACCGTCTTCCGAGGATATCAAGACGCTCGAACGCAAGCATATACTGGAAACTTTGGCCGCTGTTAATGGTTCGCGCAAATTGGCCGTAAAGAAGTTGGGCATCTCCGAACGAACCCTGCGCTATAAATTGCAACAATACCGCATGACCAGTTAA
- the fliE gene encoding flagellar hook-basal body complex protein FliE: MDKSGIDSILQQLQATSALASGVKKSAGTDEVTGVDFSEKLKVAVDQVNAAQKSADKLSEQFVSDQSNVDLHEVMISLQKANVSFQSMVQVRNKLVTAYQEIMNMQV; encoded by the coding sequence ATGGACAAATCCGGGATCGATAGCATTTTGCAGCAATTACAAGCAACGTCGGCGCTTGCTTCCGGGGTAAAAAAATCGGCGGGCACGGACGAAGTTACCGGTGTCGATTTCAGCGAAAAGCTAAAAGTGGCTGTGGATCAAGTCAATGCGGCACAGAAAAGCGCAGATAAGCTGAGCGAACAATTTGTCAGCGACCAATCGAATGTCGATTTACATGAAGTGATGATCTCATTGCAAAAAGCCAATGTGTCCTTTCAATCGATGGTGCAAGTCCGCAATAAACTGGTGACCGCCTATCAGGAAATCATGAACATGCAGGTCTAG
- a CDS encoding ABC-F family ATP-binding cassette domain-containing protein, translating into MLNIQSLTYLQGGTPLLENCHLQIFGNQRVGLVGKNGCGKSTLFRLIRGVIKPDSGEVSLQAGKTVAFVEQEIANSEQSAIEFVLDGDVELRQLERILAQAEHNAAWFEAQQRYEAIDGYTAPARAAQLLRGLGFANAALERAVNHFSGGWRMRLNLARALMHRADLLLLDEPTNHLDLEAILWLEQYLARYPGSLIVVSHDREFLNVCVNRIAHIHNHQIDGYSGNYDDFERARAERLLQHTQALQQQQRQIAHMEDFVRRFRAKATKAKQAQSRIKALERLTRLAPVQVEDGHFALQIEAPERSPDVLLRASNMSFGYGDQPLFQQVNLILQAGMRIALLGPNGAGKSTLIKLLAGDIQSATGSLEWAQNIRIGYFAQHQLENLDGAATPLEHMQQLAPAQTELDLRKFLGRFGLGGDGENRPVGSFSGGEKSRLALALLAWQKPHLLLLDEPTNHLDLDMRDALTLALEAYSGAVVLVSHDRSLVRAVADELWLVADGQAQLLDGDLEDYKSWLEARRSCEAAETKAAVQKTQPKAASKPNKKALLSKQSKLEAALTIAQKELAEISRRLADLATYTNYPREEIDRLSTMHATLEKKVAELEENWLELEMALEE; encoded by the coding sequence ATGCTGAATATTCAGTCGTTGACTTATTTGCAAGGCGGAACTCCATTACTGGAAAATTGCCATTTACAGATTTTTGGCAATCAGCGCGTGGGACTGGTCGGTAAAAACGGCTGTGGTAAATCCACGCTGTTCCGGCTGATTCGCGGGGTAATCAAACCAGATAGCGGCGAAGTTAGTTTGCAAGCCGGTAAAACCGTCGCATTCGTCGAACAGGAAATCGCCAATTCCGAGCAATCAGCCATTGAATTTGTCCTGGATGGCGATGTCGAGTTACGTCAACTGGAAAGAATTCTGGCACAAGCCGAGCACAATGCTGCCTGGTTTGAAGCGCAGCAGCGCTACGAAGCCATTGACGGTTATACCGCGCCAGCACGTGCGGCGCAGCTATTACGCGGATTGGGTTTTGCCAATGCCGCACTGGAGCGGGCGGTCAACCATTTTTCGGGCGGCTGGCGCATGCGTTTGAATTTGGCGCGCGCTTTGATGCATCGCGCCGATCTGCTGCTGCTTGACGAGCCGACCAATCACTTGGATCTGGAGGCGATTCTGTGGCTGGAACAATATCTGGCGCGTTATCCGGGCAGTCTGATCGTGGTGTCGCACGATCGCGAATTTCTCAATGTCTGCGTCAATCGCATCGCGCATATTCATAACCATCAAATCGACGGGTATAGCGGCAATTATGACGATTTCGAGCGTGCTCGCGCCGAGCGTCTGCTGCAACATACCCAAGCTTTGCAGCAGCAACAAAGGCAAATCGCGCATATGGAAGACTTTGTGCGCCGTTTCCGTGCCAAGGCGACCAAGGCCAAACAGGCGCAGAGCCGTATCAAGGCGCTGGAGCGCTTAACCCGGTTAGCGCCAGTGCAGGTTGAAGACGGACATTTTGCATTGCAGATTGAAGCGCCCGAACGCAGTCCCGATGTCTTATTGCGCGCCAGCAACATGAGCTTCGGTTACGGCGATCAACCGCTGTTCCAGCAGGTGAATCTGATCTTGCAAGCAGGGATGCGGATTGCACTGCTGGGGCCGAACGGCGCGGGGAAATCCACGTTGATCAAGCTGTTGGCCGGAGATATTCAGTCGGCCACCGGTTCGTTGGAATGGGCGCAAAATATCCGTATCGGCTACTTTGCGCAGCATCAGCTGGAAAATCTCGACGGCGCGGCGACGCCTTTAGAGCACATGCAGCAACTGGCGCCGGCGCAAACCGAGCTGGATCTGCGCAAATTTCTGGGGCGGTTCGGTTTGGGCGGGGATGGCGAGAATCGTCCGGTCGGTAGCTTCTCCGGCGGAGAAAAGAGCCGCTTGGCGCTGGCGTTATTGGCCTGGCAAAAACCCCATTTGCTGTTATTGGACGAGCCCACCAATCATCTGGATCTGGATATGCGCGATGCGTTGACGCTGGCATTGGAAGCTTATTCCGGCGCCGTGGTACTGGTATCGCACGATCGCAGCCTGGTGCGAGCCGTGGCGGATGAATTATGGCTGGTGGCGGATGGTCAGGCGCAGTTGCTGGACGGTGATTTGGAAGATTATAAAAGCTGGCTGGAAGCGCGCCGTTCCTGTGAAGCCGCAGAAACAAAGGCGGCGGTGCAAAAAACGCAACCCAAAGCAGCGTCAAAGCCGAACAAAAAAGCTTTGCTGTCCAAGCAATCCAAACTTGAAGCAGCTTTAACCATTGCACAAAAAGAATTGGCCGAAATAAGCCGTCGTTTGGCCGATCTGGCGACGTATACGAACTATCCGCGCGAGGAGATTGACCGGCTTAGTACGATGCATGCCACACTGGAGAAAAAAGTGGCCGAGCTGGAAGAAAACTGGCTGGAACTGGAAATGGCGCTGGAAGAATAA
- a CDS encoding HlyD family efflux transporter periplasmic adaptor subunit: MKIRFNQPENKAPDVDRGLRVQYSAAKRSAKPWRWYLIIAVSSLPVVYLLAVIAWEVINIEANGRIRVPNFTVRTAVDGYIQQLFVEPLQTVSEGARLAELVNTALFDNRDRLQVELDALVQEKRKMLLRADHSRASAMELLRFAQEQKNFSSQRLRQYESLFKQGAATQAEVALARSQHHSALENLAALERAERQERDRQYSQEHGQSPEIRMISNRINQLQLEFDKIQDQIYQLTLVAPAGNGMVAELFAQPGEFLGRGQPLLEIIYPEKVHIDAYIPPKYQDYAVVGQTVQVKFPNGEKAKAKIVSVPGVMQKSFSAEISPLETVQFAILAQMEFVGNVKNRLINGMPVTIYLQ, translated from the coding sequence ATGAAAATACGCTTTAATCAACCAGAAAATAAAGCTCCCGATGTCGATCGGGGATTACGTGTTCAATACAGCGCGGCCAAGCGATCTGCCAAGCCGTGGCGCTGGTACTTGATCATTGCGGTATCCAGCCTCCCGGTCGTTTATCTACTTGCGGTGATTGCCTGGGAAGTGATCAATATTGAAGCCAACGGCCGCATCCGGGTGCCCAATTTTACCGTGCGCACGGCTGTCGATGGTTATATTCAACAGTTATTTGTGGAGCCGCTGCAAACGGTTTCCGAAGGTGCGCGATTAGCTGAGTTGGTCAATACTGCATTATTCGATAACCGCGACCGGCTGCAAGTCGAGCTTGATGCGCTCGTGCAGGAGAAAAGAAAAATGCTGTTGCGGGCTGATCACTCCAGAGCGAGCGCAATGGAACTGCTGAGATTCGCCCAAGAGCAGAAAAATTTTTCCTCTCAGCGCTTGCGCCAGTACGAATCGCTATTCAAACAGGGTGCCGCAACGCAAGCGGAAGTTGCGTTAGCCCGGAGTCAGCATCATTCAGCGTTGGAAAATCTGGCGGCGCTGGAACGAGCGGAACGCCAGGAACGTGACCGGCAATATAGCCAGGAGCACGGTCAGTCGCCGGAAATACGCATGATCTCGAACCGGATCAACCAGTTGCAACTGGAGTTTGATAAGATTCAAGATCAAATTTACCAATTAACACTCGTTGCACCGGCGGGAAACGGGATGGTGGCGGAATTATTCGCGCAGCCTGGTGAATTTCTGGGCCGCGGCCAGCCTCTGCTGGAGATTATATATCCCGAAAAAGTGCATATCGATGCCTACATTCCGCCGAAATACCAGGATTATGCGGTGGTGGGTCAAACCGTTCAGGTTAAGTTTCCTAACGGCGAGAAAGCCAAGGCCAAAATAGTATCCGTTCCGGGTGTCATGCAAAAATCTTTTTCTGCGGAAATCAGTCCGCTGGAGACCGTTCAATTCGCGATATTGGCGCAAATGGAATTTGTCGGGAATGTCAAAAACCGGCTGATCAACGGGATGCCGGTGACGATCTATTTACAATGA
- a CDS encoding TolC family protein, translated as MRCFLLLLVLLTANATAEVRTLTEFYANLDEAATVLKAKADLDAQQSQLHVQEAQKGWEIFGGVSAGYQKSPFAREPFGHFFDPLGRIGVRYPLLGSAERQQRAIDDAATQVKIEGIRLDWSKRLAKLFLEENYAAYWSARKMLALTESYLRLRDDGITNVLNKRREAGLLFTSDYLEFLSAFDRAERLKIEFGNNRDQALIRLGYLTNAKISPFEPVKPELHEIAGNTLMDIEQLDLKILQARIENIQNTKEKENWRGIESDVNATAFGGPAIPHPSPESMQLGYGGSVGFNFRMPLEIMSLRKNEESRLNSQLISLRADYTHRDQELQHEFRALLSSYQQLAQQIKFQHTRLEAARELMRERNLRLQVIDGDVIEKYLQAVNTYYRIAIENVEAESEQWKLHIRLRQFISLLEAQGRNSHPEINVSELMQPLQQAVSFLVGGEKQAGPKHVNQLARVNAQVSLGRVAVYVWNFDQLMAQPGLWEKKQVVEIDRFLVSLDEQQISMAAAKSARLKKFLTDAHRRGKKVELLLGDPDWILPAQRGKLLQLVKKLSGINFDGLHLDIEPDQLVADLSGKERLEALLETVRQVSATSPWPVGISIHPRYLTPAASFDLCVPCELKAKGVNEITVMYYSTNPANIVAVLKPVMNQYPDLSFSLAQSLERELGPENSYAHKPQTTFLQAMKQLQEQLRAPNFTGLVIQSWQDLGSYLHENTL; from the coding sequence ATGCGTTGTTTCTTGCTTTTGTTAGTGCTGCTGACGGCCAACGCAACCGCAGAAGTGAGAACGCTGACCGAGTTTTATGCGAATCTTGACGAAGCGGCAACAGTTCTAAAGGCAAAAGCCGATTTGGACGCGCAACAATCGCAATTGCACGTGCAGGAAGCGCAGAAGGGCTGGGAAATATTCGGCGGGGTGTCCGCCGGTTATCAAAAAAGTCCTTTTGCCCGAGAGCCTTTCGGGCACTTCTTTGACCCGCTGGGCCGCATTGGCGTGCGTTATCCTTTGCTGGGCAGTGCGGAAAGACAGCAACGGGCGATTGATGACGCCGCAACCCAAGTGAAAATCGAAGGCATCCGGCTGGATTGGAGTAAACGGCTGGCGAAACTTTTTCTGGAAGAGAACTATGCCGCCTATTGGAGTGCAAGAAAGATGCTGGCTTTGACCGAATCTTACCTGCGCTTGCGCGACGACGGGATCACTAATGTCCTGAATAAACGCCGTGAGGCAGGTTTGTTATTTACGTCGGATTATCTCGAGTTCCTTTCCGCTTTTGATCGTGCGGAGCGGCTGAAAATAGAATTCGGCAACAATCGCGATCAAGCGTTAATCCGGTTGGGGTACCTGACGAATGCCAAAATTTCCCCTTTCGAACCGGTGAAGCCCGAGCTGCACGAAATTGCAGGCAACACACTCATGGACATCGAGCAGCTGGATCTGAAAATACTGCAAGCGCGCATAGAAAATATTCAAAACACCAAGGAAAAGGAAAATTGGCGCGGTATCGAGTCCGATGTCAACGCGACGGCTTTCGGTGGGCCGGCTATTCCGCATCCATCGCCGGAATCGATGCAGCTTGGTTATGGCGGATCTGTCGGTTTTAATTTCAGAATGCCGCTGGAGATTATGAGTCTGCGGAAAAATGAGGAATCCCGGTTAAATAGTCAATTGATCAGCCTGCGGGCGGATTACACCCATCGCGATCAGGAATTGCAGCATGAATTCCGCGCGCTCCTCAGCAGTTATCAACAATTGGCGCAGCAAATCAAATTTCAGCATACGCGCCTGGAAGCGGCGCGGGAATTGATGCGGGAACGGAATCTGCGTTTGCAGGTTATCGACGGCGATGTGATCGAGAAGTACTTGCAAGCGGTGAATACCTATTACCGGATTGCGATTGAGAATGTCGAAGCCGAATCGGAGCAATGGAAGCTGCATATCCGCTTGCGGCAATTTATTTCGTTGCTGGAAGCTCAGGGAAGAAATTCTCATCCGGAAATCAATGTGAGCGAACTGATGCAACCGTTGCAGCAGGCTGTGTCGTTTCTGGTCGGCGGCGAGAAGCAGGCAGGGCCGAAGCATGTTAATCAACTGGCTAGAGTGAATGCACAAGTTTCTCTCGGACGAGTGGCCGTGTATGTCTGGAATTTTGATCAATTAATGGCGCAACCGGGTTTGTGGGAGAAAAAACAGGTTGTCGAGATCGACCGCTTCCTGGTTTCCTTGGATGAACAGCAGATTTCCATGGCTGCGGCGAAGTCCGCGCGGCTGAAAAAATTTCTGACGGATGCGCACCGGCGCGGGAAAAAAGTTGAATTGCTGCTGGGCGATCCCGATTGGATTCTGCCCGCGCAACGCGGCAAGTTATTGCAGCTGGTCAAAAAATTGAGCGGTATCAATTTTGATGGTCTGCACCTCGATATCGAGCCGGACCAATTGGTGGCGGATTTATCCGGAAAAGAGCGGCTGGAAGCATTGCTCGAAACGGTGCGCCAGGTATCCGCTACTTCCCCGTGGCCGGTAGGTATCAGCATCCATCCACGCTATCTGACGCCAGCGGCATCATTCGATCTGTGTGTTCCGTGCGAGCTGAAAGCCAAAGGTGTCAACGAGATTACCGTCATGTATTACTCGACCAATCCGGCCAATATTGTTGCTGTGCTGAAGCCGGTCATGAACCAATACCCGGATCTCTCGTTCAGTCTGGCGCAAAGCCTGGAACGTGAGTTGGGTCCGGAAAACAGTTATGCGCACAAACCGCAAACCACTTTCCTCCAAGCAATGAAGCAATTGCAGGAGCAGCTTCGGGCGCCTAATTTTACCGGGCTTGTGATTCAATCATGGCAAGATTTGGGAAGCTATCTTCATGAAAATACGCTTTAA
- a CDS encoding glycosyltransferase family 2 protein: MESLQLVWTFFLVTTSRYHDLQYIFMLIPFVLFFELPLYFLNWISVFRYLFKKSAEAPESLPYHPKVTCAITCYAEGKAVQSTVISLLEQVYPGHIEIIAMVDGVQKNLATYQALKELASVVANYTKRSLIIVPKIQRGGRVSSLNAGLSRAHGEIFFALDGDTSFDNQMVSAAVAHFRNPGIVAVTGPMRVRNARSTLITRLQSLEYMLTMQIGKLGFAKLNVINNVPGAFGIFRKSFIQKIGGWNTGTAEDLDLTLRIKQYHKRYPHLRIEFEPGAVSHTDAPETFKDFLKQRLRWDGDLWYIYSNKHKYGISAAMMGWSNFIFLLWYGILFQIVMPFSIVIYTVYLAVKLPLHTFLLSMILVYIFYLCLITLQYIFYLALVSDRKWEDCEAALILPVYPLFQFISRIWSTVAILNQILNKGHLDSAMAPLWVLKKGKQ; encoded by the coding sequence ATGGAAAGTCTGCAACTGGTCTGGACCTTTTTTCTTGTAACAACTTCGCGCTATCACGATTTGCAGTATATTTTCATGCTGATTCCATTCGTGTTGTTTTTTGAATTACCGCTGTATTTTCTCAATTGGATAAGTGTCTTCCGCTATCTGTTCAAGAAATCGGCGGAAGCGCCGGAGTCTCTTCCGTACCACCCCAAGGTGACTTGTGCGATCACCTGTTACGCGGAAGGAAAGGCGGTGCAAAGTACGGTGATTTCTTTGCTGGAGCAAGTCTATCCGGGGCATATTGAAATCATTGCGATGGTCGACGGTGTGCAAAAAAATCTGGCTACTTATCAAGCTTTGAAGGAACTTGCCTCGGTGGTTGCGAATTACACCAAGCGCTCGTTGATCATTGTTCCGAAAATTCAACGCGGCGGACGGGTCTCATCATTGAACGCCGGTTTGAGCCGGGCGCATGGTGAGATTTTTTTTGCGCTGGATGGCGATACTTCGTTCGATAATCAGATGGTGAGCGCTGCCGTGGCGCACTTCCGCAATCCCGGTATTGTGGCGGTTACTGGACCGATGCGTGTGCGCAATGCCCGGAGTACGCTCATTACCCGGCTGCAGAGTCTGGAGTACATGCTGACCATGCAAATTGGCAAGCTAGGATTTGCAAAGCTGAACGTCATCAATAACGTTCCCGGCGCATTCGGTATTTTCAGAAAATCGTTCATTCAAAAGATTGGCGGATGGAATACCGGTACGGCCGAAGATCTCGACTTGACACTGCGCATCAAGCAATACCATAAGCGTTATCCACATCTGCGGATTGAATTTGAACCCGGAGCGGTTTCCCATACCGACGCACCGGAGACTTTCAAGGATTTTCTCAAGCAACGCTTACGCTGGGATGGCGATCTTTGGTATATCTACTCGAATAAACACAAGTACGGAATCTCAGCAGCCATGATGGGGTGGAGCAATTTTATATTTCTGCTGTGGTACGGCATCTTGTTTCAAATCGTCATGCCTTTTTCGATCGTGATTTATACCGTCTATTTGGCGGTAAAACTGCCTCTCCATACTTTTCTGCTCAGCATGATATTGGTTTATATATTCTATTTATGCTTGATTACGCTGCAATATATTTTCTACCTTGCGCTGGTCTCGGATAGGAAATGGGAGGACTGCGAAGCTGCTTTAATTCTTCCGGTTTACCCGCTATTCCAGTTTATTTCGCGCATATGGAGCACTGTTGCGATTTTGAATCAGATACTCAACAAAGGTCATCTGGATTCCGCGATGGCACCCTTGTGGGTGCTTAAAAAAGGGAAGCAGTAA
- a CDS encoding diguanylate cyclase: MLIFFSQEKTDLPDHYQDLFEVCHFSDFSGWKKNKITPSAFIIAGKDRQYISSVLGKIRRDDDVFASLCFAADPVAPFDSLLLDGQLPQPPVLREAVNQVEDLLKSLKSNETYITRQGRLIKYLWLRPDFILQPHHEWQYPRFYRYPLLEALSQDGADSFEWLRNLANNKIIEALTMVDRQRECSYCRSAHLSFIDVCPNCLSIDIKLQASLHCFTCGCVDVQDRFMHSGTIVCPKCHTHLRHIGSDYDRPIENYRCQSCSQSFVEGDVQVRCAMCEKETKPGDLVLNEVHSWRLSDKGRTIAFRGEVFDLSSGFDQLDFISRELFIHDLDWMMVTSQRYLNVHFSLFGIYFANLPDLAELFNHARLLQMLESFAQRLRSLLRTPDLSTRTSENMLWLLLPNTDEQGLHGFQKRIESSMKTLLEESEHKLDFRFIGISSRNISGKENAQLLLARLAGELL, translated from the coding sequence ATGCTTATTTTTTTCTCCCAAGAAAAGACCGATTTACCGGATCACTATCAAGATCTGTTCGAAGTTTGCCATTTCAGTGATTTTTCCGGCTGGAAAAAAAATAAAATCACTCCTTCCGCATTCATCATCGCTGGAAAAGACCGGCAATATATTTCTTCAGTGCTTGGAAAAATACGCAGAGATGATGACGTTTTTGCATCATTGTGTTTCGCGGCCGACCCGGTTGCTCCATTCGATAGTTTATTATTGGATGGCCAATTGCCGCAGCCGCCGGTTTTACGGGAAGCGGTGAATCAAGTTGAGGATTTGCTGAAATCGCTGAAGAGTAATGAGACTTACATTACACGCCAAGGCCGATTAATCAAATATTTGTGGTTACGTCCGGATTTTATTCTGCAGCCGCACCATGAGTGGCAATATCCACGTTTTTACCGCTATCCGCTGCTGGAAGCACTGAGTCAGGATGGGGCCGACTCTTTCGAATGGCTGCGTAATCTCGCCAATAATAAAATAATCGAAGCTTTGACGATGGTTGACCGGCAGCGGGAATGCAGTTATTGCCGTTCGGCGCATTTGAGTTTTATCGATGTATGCCCGAATTGTCTGTCGATCGATATCAAATTGCAGGCTTCCTTGCATTGCTTTACTTGCGGTTGCGTCGATGTGCAGGATAGATTCATGCACAGCGGCACTATCGTGTGCCCTAAGTGCCATACGCATTTGCGGCATATCGGCAGCGACTATGACCGGCCGATCGAGAACTATCGCTGTCAATCGTGCAGTCAATCATTTGTGGAAGGCGATGTGCAGGTCCGTTGCGCGATGTGTGAAAAAGAAACGAAGCCCGGCGATCTCGTTCTGAATGAAGTGCATAGCTGGCGCTTGAGCGATAAAGGCAGGACGATTGCTTTTCGCGGCGAAGTATTCGATTTGTCTTCGGGTTTCGATCAACTCGATTTTATTTCTCGTGAATTATTTATTCACGATCTCGATTGGATGATGGTGACATCGCAACGTTATCTCAATGTGCATTTCAGCTTATTCGGTATCTATTTTGCCAATTTGCCGGATTTGGCGGAGCTGTTTAACCATGCGCGGTTGCTGCAAATGCTCGAATCCTTTGCGCAACGCTTGAGAAGCCTGCTGCGCACCCCCGATCTTTCCACGCGGACTTCCGAGAACATGTTGTGGCTGTTGCTGCCGAATACCGATGAACAAGGGCTACACGGCTTTCAAAAACGTATCGAAAGCAGTATGAAAACGCTGCTGGAAGAAAGTGAGCACAAACTGGATTTCCGTTTTATCGGGATTTCTTCGCGGAATATATCCGGTAAGGAGAATGCCCAGCTCCTATTGGCGCGTCTTGCGGGCGAGTTGTTATAG